AGCCCGGCGATGACGAAAACCAGGCCGAAAATGAGAATAATGTTGTCGGGTGACATCTTGCCGATGGCCCGGGAAACCGCGGCGATTTCGAGGCTGCCGGTCGCGCCATAAATCATGGACATGCCGTAGAGCAGCATGCCGGAGGCAATGGCGCCGAGCACGAAATATTTCATCGCCGCTTCGGTGGCGGTGCCGGAATTACGCTGGAACGCGATCATGGCGTAGAGCGACAGCGACATCAGCTCGAGACCCAGATACAGCGTGAGGAAATGGCTGGCCGAGGCCATGACCATTACGCCCACCACGCCGAACAGGCCGAGCACGAAATACTCGCCGCGATACATGCCGCGATCGCGCAGATACTCGCGCGAATAGGCGAAGACGAAGAAAGTGATGGCATAGGTGCCCAGCTTCAGCAGATCCGCCAGGTTGTCAGCGACGAACATGCCGTTGAAGGTAAACACCGGTGCGACAGCGGCCAGCTTCAGCGTCAGCACGGCGGCGCCGGCCAGGGTCGCCTGCGTCAGCCAGTAGGAAACCGCGCGCATCCGCTCCGACAGGAACAGATCGATCACCAGGATCGCGCAGGCCATCGAGAACACGAAGATCTCGGGCATAGCGGGCAGCATGTCAGGGGTGACGAATTTCATCGGTTGATCACAGTTTTGTTACCGTCGTTTGTTGCAACAGGTGCTCGACCGAGGCGTGCATCACGTCGAGGAACGGATACGGCCACAGGCCCATCACCAGCACGGCCAGCGCCAGCAGCGAAAGAAACACCACCTCACGCGAATTGACGTCCGTCAGCCCGCCGACCTTGTCGCTGGTCACGGCGCCGAAAATGACGCGCTTGTACATCCACAGCGTGTAGGCCGCGCCGAATACCAGCGTGGTGGCGGCGGCCAGGGCGTACCAGACATTGACCTGGAACGCGCCCAGGATCACCAGCAGTTCACCCACGAAACCGGAAGTCCCGGGCAGGCCGGCGTTGGCCATGGCGAACAGCATCATGAAGGCGGCAAACACCGGCATGCGATTGGCCACGCCGCCGTAATCTTTGATCATGCGCGAGTGCAGACGGTCATACAGCACGCCCACGCACAGGAACAGCGCGCCGGAGACGAAGCCGTGCGAGATCATTTGCACGATGCCGCCCTCGATACCCTGCGTGTTGAATATGAAAAACCCCAGGGTCACGAAGCCCATGTGCGCGATCGAGGAATAGGCGATGAGCTTTTTCATGTCTTCCTGCACCAGCGCCACCAGGCCGATGTACACGACCGCGATGAGCGAGAGCGTGATCATCAGCCAAGCCAGCTCGTGTGAGGCGTCCGGCAGGATCGGCAGCGAAAACCGCAGGAAACCGTAGGCGCCCATTTTCAGCATGATGGCGGCCAGGACCACGGAGCCGCCCGTGGGCGCCTCGACATGCGCGTCCGGCAACCAGGTGTGCACCGGCCACATCGGCACCTTCACCGCAAAGGCCGCGAGGAAGGCCAGGAAAATGAGAATCTGGGCGTTGAGCCCCAGCTTGGTGTCATGCCAGGCGAGAATGTCGAAGCTGCCGGCCTGGTAATAAAGATAAATGAAGGCCACCAGCATCAGCACCGAACCCAGAAAGGTGTAAAGAAAGAACTTGATGGTGGCGTACACCCGGTTCGGCCCGCCCCAGAGGCCGATGATGATGAACATCGGCACCAGCATGGCCTCCCAGAAGACGTAGAACAGGATGCCGTCCAGCGCGCTGAACACGCCGATCATGAGACCTTCCATGATGAGGAACGCGGCGTGGTACTGCGCCACTTTCTTCTCGATCACCTTCCAGGCGGAGATGACGACCAGCACCGTGGTGAAACTGGTGAGCAGGATCAGCAGCAGCGAGATGCCGTCGATGCCAAGGCGGTAACGGATGCTGAAGGCCTCGATCCAGGCGTAGTCCTCGACGAACTGCATCGCGTGGGTGCCGTGGTTGAAACCGGTGTACAGCGGCAGCGTCACGAGGAAGGTCAGCACCGCGACCACCAGGCTCAGCTGGCGCGCATAATCGGCGTTGCGGTCGCTGCCGGTGGCAAGCACCGCGATGCCGCCGAAGATCGGCAGCCAGGTGGCAAGGCTCAGGACGTGTTCGGCGAGCATGGTTTATCGATGCAGGAAGAAAGTTATCAGCAGGAACAGTCCCAGGATCATGGCGAACGCATAGTGATACACGTAGCCGGACTGGATGCGGCGGATGACGCCGGATACCCATCCGATCATGCGCGCGGTGCCGTTCACCGCCAGGCCGTCGATCAGCTTCACGTCGCCGATTTTCCAGAACAGCCGCCCGATGGCGCGCGCGCCGCCGGCGAACACGAATTCATTGAACTCGTCCACGAAATACTTGCGCAGCAGCAGCGTGTAGATCGCACCGGCCTTCTCGCGCACGCGCCCGGGGAGATGCGGCAGGCGCACGTACATGAACCAGGCCGTGACGATGCCCGCCACCGCCAGCAGGAACGGCGCCGATTGCAGGCCATGGGCGATGAAGGGACCGATGCCGGCATAGTGCTCTCCGATCTGCCGGACCACATCATGCGCCGGCAGCACCTTGATGGACTCGGCGAAGAAACCGCCGAACACCACCGGGTCGAGGAACAGGAAACCGGCCAGGAGCGAGGGAATCGCCAGCAGGATGAGCGGGATCGTCACCACCCAGGGCGACTCCTCCACGTGCTTGAGCGTATGCTCGTCCATGCGCGGCTTGCCGTAATAGGTCAGGAACAGCATGCGGAAGGTGTAGAACGCCGTGACGAACACGCCCGTCAGGACGGCGAAATAGGCGAAACCGCTGCCGGGCAGACTGGATTCATGCACCGCCTCGATGATCATGTCCTTGGAAAAGAACCCGGCGAAAGGCGGAATGCCCGCGAGCGCCAGCGAACCGATCCAGGTGGTGACGAAAGTGATCGGCATGCGCCGCTTGAGGCCGCCCATCTTGCGCAGGTCCTGCTCGTGGTGCAGCGCAATGATGACCGAGCCCGCCGCCAGGAACAGCAGCGCCTTGAAGAAGGCGTGCGTCATCAGGTGGAAAATGCCGACGCTGTAGGCCGAGGCGCCGAGCGCGACCATCATGTAACCGAGCTGGGACAGCGTGGAATACGCCACCACGCGCTTGATGTCGTTCTGCACCATGCCGACGAAGGCCATGGACAGCGCCGTGATCGCGCCGATCACGAGTATCACCGACAACGCGGTTTCCGACAGTTCGTACAACGGCGACATGCGCGCCACCATGAACACGCCGGCGGTCACCATGGTGGCCGCGTGGATCAGGGCCGAGATCGGCGTCGGACCTTCCATCGAGTCCGGCAGCCACACGTGCAGCGGCACCTGCGCCGATTTGCCCATGGCGCCGATGAACAGCAGGATGCCGATGAGCGTCATGAGGCTCCAGTCGACGCCCGGCAGCACCTGGATCGTCTTGGCCGCCATCTGCGGGGCGATGGCGAACACGGCGGCGTAATCCAGCGTGTTGAAGGTCATGTAGACCGCCGCGATGCCGAGCAGGAAGCCGAGGTCGCCGACGCGGTTGACGAGAAAGGCCTTGAGCTGGGCGTAGGTGGCGGAGTCGCGCGTGTACCAGAAGCCGATCAGCAGGTAGGACATCAGGCCGACCGCCTCCCAGCCGAAGAACAGCTGGAGGAAGTTGTTCGACATCACCAGCATCAGCATGGCGAAGGTGAACAGCGCGATATAGCTGAAGAAGCGCTGGTAGCCGGGATCGTCGTGCATGTAGCCGATGGTGTAGATGTGCACGCACAGCGACACGAAGGTGACGACCACCATCATGAGCGCCGTCAGCGGATCGATCAGGAACCCGACCTCCAGCGGAATGCCGGCGGAGACGCCCCAGGTATACACCGGCCCGTTAAAGTGGTTCCCCGCCAGCACGTCCGGCAGCACGACGAAGGCCGACAGCGCGAAGGCCACGGCCACGCCCATGATCGTCACGCTGTGCGCGCCGATGCGCCCGATTTTCCAGCCGAACAGGCCAGCGAGCAGCGCGCCCGCGAGGCAGGACAGCGGAATCGCGAGATAGATCAGTTCCATGGAAATGCCGTCCTGCATCGCATTACCCCTTGAGCTCGCTCAGGTCTTCGACATTGATGCTGTTCCGGTTGCGGAACACCACCACCAGAATGGCCAGTCCGATGGCCGACTCGGCCGCCGCCACGGTCAGGATGAAAAACACGAAAACCTGGCCGGAGATATCGCCGAGATAATGCGAGAACGCGATGAAATTCAGATTCACGGCCAGCAACATGAGCTCGATGGCCATGAGCAGGATGACCAGATTCTTGCGGTTGAGAAAAATCCCGACCACGCTGAGGGAAAACAGGATGGCCCCGAGAATCAGGTAATGCGACAACGGTATCATCGTTCCCCTTCCCCTTTCGATGCTCTCATGGCTCAGCTTTTCTTTTCCGCGCGCATCTTGACGATGCGCATGCGCGTGTGCCGATCGATATTGATCTGTTGCGACGGATCCTGGTATTTGCTGTCCTTGCGGCGGCGCAGGGTCAGCGCAATGGCTGCGACGATGGCCACCAGCAGGATGCCAGCCGCGATCTCGAACGGGTAGACGTAAACCGTGTACAGCAGCCGCCCCAGTTCACGGGTGTTGCTGTGATCCGCCGGCAGCGAGCCCGGGTCGGGCATCTGCTTCAGCCCGAACTGGTCGGTGCTCAGGACAATGCTCATTTCGAGCACCAGCAGCACCGCCACCAGCCCGCCGATCGGGAGGTACTCGCCGAACCCCTCGCGCAGACGCACCAGATTGAGATCCAGCATCATGACCACGAACAGGAACAGCACCATGACCGCGCCGACGTACACCAGCACCAGCACGATGGCGAGAAACTCCGCCTGCAACAGCAGCCACAGCCCGGCGGCGCTGACGAACGCCAGCACCAGGAACAGCGCCGCCTTCACCGGATTACGCACGGTGATCACCATGGTGGCGGCGAACACCAGGATCGTGCCGAAGAAGTAAAAAATTAATTGCTTAAATTCCATATGATCACTCGCCGCAAAGACGCAAAGAGCGCAAAGGAAGTTGAAAATCAAAAACAAAATCTGTTGTTCTCATTTTTTCTTTGCGTTCTTCGCGCCTTTGGGGCAAAAAATTATTATCTATACTTCGCGTCGGTCGCGCGGTCTTCCGCCAGCTGTTTCTCGTACTTGTCGCCGATCGCCAGCAGCTGGTCCTTGTGAATCACGTTCTCGCCGCGATTCTCGAAATGAAACTCGAAAAGCCGGGTTTCGACGATGGAGTCCACCGGACAGGATTCCTCGCAGAATCCGCAGTAAATGCACTTGAACAGGTCGATGTCGTAACGCGTGGTGCGGCGCGTGCCGTCGGCGCGCACCTCCGACTCGATGGTGATCGCCGCCGCCGGGCACACCGCCTCGCACAGCTTGCAGGCGATGCAGCGTTCCTCGCCATTGGGATAGCGGCGCAGCGCATGCAGGCCGCGGAAACGCGGGCTCATCGGCGTTTTCTCTTCCGGATACTGAATTGTGAACTTGCGCGCGAACAAATGGCGCCCGGTCACCATGAGCCCCTTCAGAAGCTCATAGAGGAAAAACGTGTTCAGCTGCCGTTTGATTGCCTTCAGCATGGTCTTTATCTCTTCCACTCAGTGGAAGACAAACCCCCAGGGCGTAAGAAACATGACGCCGCCCATCACGCCGATCCACACCAGCGTCACCGGAATGAACACCTTCCAGCCGAGACGCATGATCTGGTCGTAACGATACCGCGGAAACGTGGCACGGAACCACAGGAACAGGAACAGAACGAAACTGATCTTGAACAGCAGCCAGTGAATGCCGTTGCCGAGCACGGTGCCGATGACGGGGGTGGCCAAAATCCCGGCGGGCAGGCCCTCGAACGGCGACAGCCAGCCGCCCAGGAACATGACCGACGTCAGCGCCGCGATCAGGATCATGTTGGCATACTCGGCCAGGAAGAAGATGGCGAAGGCCATGCCGGAATACTCGACGTGGAAGCCGGCGACGATCTCGGACTCGCCTTCGGCCACGTCGAACGGGGCGCGGTTGGTTTCCGCCACGCCGGAGATGAGATACACCATGAACAGCGGCAATAGCGGCAGCAGGTACCAATGATGCGGACCGCCGCTCTGCGCCAGCACGATCTCGCGCAGGTTCAGGCTGCCGGCCGCCATCAGCACGCCCACCAGCGCGAAGCCCATGGCGATCTCGTAGGCCACGATCTGGGCCGCGGAACGCAGACTGCCGAGGAAGGCATACTTCGAGTTCGACGCCCAGCCGGCGATGATGACGCCATACACGCCCATGGACGTCAGCGCCAGGACGTACAGCAGACCGGCGTCGATGTTCGTGAGCCACATCTTGTCGGTGAACGGAATCACCGCCCACGCCGCCAGCGCCGGCGCGAAGGACATGATCGGCGCGAACACGAACAGATAGCGGCTTGATTTGGCCGGGATGATGATTTCCTTGACCAGCAGTTTCACCGCGTCGGCCAGCGGCTGGAGCCAGCCCTTGGGGCCGACACGGTTCGGGCCGATGCGCACCTGCATGTAGCCGATGATCTTGCGTTCGGCGTAGGTGAGGTAGGCCACGCACAGCAGCAGCGGCACGAGAATAATGAGAATCTTGCCGAGATTGACCAGCGCGATCTGCGACCAGCCCGGAAACCAGTTCCAGAATTCGATCAGCAGGGTGCTCATGAGGCCACCTTCAGGGTCGCCGGACCGTGCGCGCCCAGCATGGCGGTCTCCGGATAACCGGCGGGGACCAGCACGCAGCCGTCCGGCACGCGCTCATCCAGCACCAGATCGAGACGCGCGACGCCCTGCACCATGACGACCTGCACGCTCTCGCCGCCATGGAAACCGAGCTTGCCGGCCTGCGCCGCATTCAGGCGCGCCGAAGGCTTCGGGTTGTCGGCGGTTTTTTGCAGCGCGGGCGCGCGCCGCGCGATGGGATCGACCGTATATATAGGTACTTCCGCCAGGCGCATGAGCTGGCCGGACGCGGGCGTCATCGCCAGATCCTCCGGCGGCGGGACAAACGCGGGCGCCGCCGTGGCAGCCACCGGCTGATGCAGCTCCTGTCGTACTTCCCCAATGTCCGAGTGCTCGAACCCGGGCAGGCCCATGAGGTTCCCCAGCATACGCAGGATTTTCCAGCCCGGCCGCGACTCGCCGAGCGGCGCGGCAGCCGCCGCGAACGGCTGTGACCGGCCCTCGATGTTGACGAAGCTGCCATCAGTCTCGGTAAACGGCGCCAGCGGCAGCCACACGCTCGCGTATTCCACGGCGCGCGTGCGATACGGCGAGGGCTTGAAGCTGGTCAGCATCACCACGAAATCCGCCGCCTGCATCGCCGCGGCAGCGGCCGCGCCGTCGAGGCAATCGAATTCCGGCTCAACGCCGAACAATAAATAAGCCTTGCGCGGCTGACGCAGCATGTCCAGCGCGTGCCGGCCCCGGGTGGCGGAATTTCCCGCCACGCTGCGGTGCGGCACGCAGCCGGCGAGCCAGGCGCCCACGGCATTGGCCTCGGGCAGCTGGCCGAATTTTGCACCGGACGATTCGGCGATGAATTGCGCCAGAGCACGCAGCGTCGCTGCCTGCGGATGACCGAGCGCAAAGCTTCCGAGCAGGATCGAGGCATTCTTGCCCTGATGCAGGGCCTGGGCCATGGCCTGCTCCGCCGCTCCGGGCTTGATGTCGCCGAAACGCGGCTTCAGCGAAGCCGGCAGGGAAGAATTTTTCAGCGCCGCCATGGCATTGGCGACCCCGGCCAGCGCGCGCAGCATCTCGGACGGCGCGCCGACCACCCGTCCCGCGAGCTTGTAGTTGAAATCGTAATCCAGCGGATTGATGGCAAAGATTTTCGCGCCCTTGAGCGCGGCCTTGCGCAGCCGCAGGTTGAGCAACGGCTGGTCCTTGCGCGGGTTGGCGCCGACCAGCAGCGCGGCATCGAGGCCTTCCAGCTCCGCGATCGGCCGTCCCAGCGCCGGCGCGACGGGAGCGGCAGCGTCGTCGCTGAAATCCATCTGGCGCAGGCGGTGATCCACGCTGCCGCTGCCGAGCGCGCGCACCAGTTTCTGCAACAGATAGAACTCTTCCGAGGTGGAAATGGGCGAAGCCAGCGCGCCCAGGCCGTCGGGCCCGTGTGCTTCCAGCGCCTTGCGCAGTCCCGCGGC
The DNA window shown above is from Sulfuricaulis limicola and carries:
- the nuoG gene encoding NADH-quinone oxidoreductase subunit NuoG, with the protein product MSANPKDIKTPPASDTVTIEVDGRKLQARKGQMLIEVTDASGVYIPRFCYHNKLSVAANCRMCLVDVEKAPKPMPACATPVMDGMVVHTRSEKARAAQKGTMEFLLINHPLDCPICDQGGECELQDLAVGYGKDASRYAEMKRIVKDKDIGPLIATEMTRCIHCTRCVRFGEEIAGVMEFGGLGRGEHTEIRTFLDRSVDSELSGNVIDLCPVGALTSKPFRFSARTWELQDHASVSPHDCVGANIIVQTRRGNVMRVLPRVNEAINECWLADRDRFSYEALNGEDRLRVPMIRRGTEWEETDWTTALEFTAAGLRKALEAHGPDGLGALASPISTSEEFYLLQKLVRALGSGSVDHRLRQMDFSDDAAAPVAPALGRPIAELEGLDAALLVGANPRKDQPLLNLRLRKAALKGAKIFAINPLDYDFNYKLAGRVVGAPSEMLRALAGVANAMAALKNSSLPASLKPRFGDIKPGAAEQAMAQALHQGKNASILLGSFALGHPQAATLRALAQFIAESSGAKFGQLPEANAVGAWLAGCVPHRSVAGNSATRGRHALDMLRQPRKAYLLFGVEPEFDCLDGAAAAAAMQAADFVVMLTSFKPSPYRTRAVEYASVWLPLAPFTETDGSFVNIEGRSQPFAAAAAPLGESRPGWKILRMLGNLMGLPGFEHSDIGEVRQELHQPVAATAAPAFVPPPEDLAMTPASGQLMRLAEVPIYTVDPIARRAPALQKTADNPKPSARLNAAQAGKLGFHGGESVQVVMVQGVARLDLVLDERVPDGCVLVPAGYPETAMLGAHGPATLKVAS
- the nuoK gene encoding NADH-quinone oxidoreductase subunit NuoK, giving the protein MIPLSHYLILGAILFSLSVVGIFLNRKNLVILLMAIELMLLAVNLNFIAFSHYLGDISGQVFVFFILTVAAAESAIGLAILVVVFRNRNSINVEDLSELKG
- a CDS encoding NADH-quinone oxidoreductase subunit M, translating into MLAEHVLSLATWLPIFGGIAVLATGSDRNADYARQLSLVVAVLTFLVTLPLYTGFNHGTHAMQFVEDYAWIEAFSIRYRLGIDGISLLLILLTSFTTVLVVISAWKVIEKKVAQYHAAFLIMEGLMIGVFSALDGILFYVFWEAMLVPMFIIIGLWGGPNRVYATIKFFLYTFLGSVLMLVAFIYLYYQAGSFDILAWHDTKLGLNAQILIFLAFLAAFAVKVPMWPVHTWLPDAHVEAPTGGSVVLAAIMLKMGAYGFLRFSLPILPDASHELAWLMITLSLIAVVYIGLVALVQEDMKKLIAYSSIAHMGFVTLGFFIFNTQGIEGGIVQMISHGFVSGALFLCVGVLYDRLHSRMIKDYGGVANRMPVFAAFMMLFAMANAGLPGTSGFVGELLVILGAFQVNVWYALAAATTLVFGAAYTLWMYKRVIFGAVTSDKVGGLTDVNSREVVFLSLLALAVLVMGLWPYPFLDVMHASVEHLLQQTTVTKL
- the nuoI gene encoding NADH-quinone oxidoreductase subunit NuoI, with protein sequence MLKAIKRQLNTFFLYELLKGLMVTGRHLFARKFTIQYPEEKTPMSPRFRGLHALRRYPNGEERCIACKLCEAVCPAAAITIESEVRADGTRRTTRYDIDLFKCIYCGFCEESCPVDSIVETRLFEFHFENRGENVIHKDQLLAIGDKYEKQLAEDRATDAKYR
- the nuoL gene encoding NADH-quinone oxidoreductase subunit L — encoded protein: MELIYLAIPLSCLAGALLAGLFGWKIGRIGAHSVTIMGVAVAFALSAFVVLPDVLAGNHFNGPVYTWGVSAGIPLEVGFLIDPLTALMMVVVTFVSLCVHIYTIGYMHDDPGYQRFFSYIALFTFAMLMLVMSNNFLQLFFGWEAVGLMSYLLIGFWYTRDSATYAQLKAFLVNRVGDLGFLLGIAAVYMTFNTLDYAAVFAIAPQMAAKTIQVLPGVDWSLMTLIGILLFIGAMGKSAQVPLHVWLPDSMEGPTPISALIHAATMVTAGVFMVARMSPLYELSETALSVILVIGAITALSMAFVGMVQNDIKRVVAYSTLSQLGYMMVALGASAYSVGIFHLMTHAFFKALLFLAAGSVIIALHHEQDLRKMGGLKRRMPITFVTTWIGSLALAGIPPFAGFFSKDMIIEAVHESSLPGSGFAYFAVLTGVFVTAFYTFRMLFLTYYGKPRMDEHTLKHVEESPWVVTIPLILLAIPSLLAGFLFLDPVVFGGFFAESIKVLPAHDVVRQIGEHYAGIGPFIAHGLQSAPFLLAVAGIVTAWFMYVRLPHLPGRVREKAGAIYTLLLRKYFVDEFNEFVFAGGARAIGRLFWKIGDVKLIDGLAVNGTARMIGWVSGVIRRIQSGYVYHYAFAMILGLFLLITFFLHR
- the nuoH gene encoding NADH-quinone oxidoreductase subunit NuoH gives rise to the protein MSTLLIEFWNWFPGWSQIALVNLGKILIILVPLLLCVAYLTYAERKIIGYMQVRIGPNRVGPKGWLQPLADAVKLLVKEIIIPAKSSRYLFVFAPIMSFAPALAAWAVIPFTDKMWLTNIDAGLLYVLALTSMGVYGVIIAGWASNSKYAFLGSLRSAAQIVAYEIAMGFALVGVLMAAGSLNLREIVLAQSGGPHHWYLLPLLPLFMVYLISGVAETNRAPFDVAEGESEIVAGFHVEYSGMAFAIFFLAEYANMILIAALTSVMFLGGWLSPFEGLPAGILATPVIGTVLGNGIHWLLFKISFVLFLFLWFRATFPRYRYDQIMRLGWKVFIPVTLVWIGVMGGVMFLTPWGFVFH
- a CDS encoding NADH-quinone oxidoreductase subunit J, whose translation is MEFKQLIFYFFGTILVFAATMVITVRNPVKAALFLVLAFVSAAGLWLLLQAEFLAIVLVLVYVGAVMVLFLFVVMMLDLNLVRLREGFGEYLPIGGLVAVLLVLEMSIVLSTDQFGLKQMPDPGSLPADHSNTRELGRLLYTVYVYPFEIAAGILLVAIVAAIALTLRRRKDSKYQDPSQQINIDRHTRMRIVKMRAEKKS